The Candidatus Nitrosymbiomonas proteolyticus genome has a segment encoding these proteins:
- a CDS encoding molybdopterin oxidoreductase, producing MGTNKSSIDLEGANQGLDAQGSSPSPASGPEFSPFEAPWSAPFDRRRFLQIVGASMAMAGLAGCRPKLAERIVPYVKAPEEILPGDPVFYATALTLSGYATGVLVKSETGRPIKVEGNPDHPGSLGATDVFAQAAILGLYDPDRSQEVRLNGQKSNWSVFVAAAQKEFARLKSQQGKGLAILTETVTSPTFDAEIQSLLAELPEAKWYCYEPFNREVVFAGAKLALGVEKEPLYRLENADVIVLLDSDFLYISPGRTPYTKQFAARRKIRKAKQDLNRLYAVESTPTVSGAFADHRLSVKAGEIGRIAAALAEALGVPGPASGGVGAEIAAWVKAMAEDLQAHRGRCVVVPGETQPAQVHALAHAINEALGAFGKTVEFIDPVPYGDLYQTASLKSLVAALDSGAVESLLILGGNPAFSAPADVPFTEAVAKARFTVHVGLYADETYDASQWHIPMAHELEAWGDAKAFDGTAAIQQPLIEPLYGGRSCLEVLSAFRGRPTDGREIVRSFWNRDRQNFDTFWTKSLNDGFVSGSAPPSTVPQVKAGWFAGAPGLKPAVVTGVEINFRPDPCIYDGRFANNAWLQELFKPITKVCWDNVAVMSQATAEKFGLWNRVGPTGKELLVSLCDVTYRGRTLTRVPVWIQAGQPDDSITIHLGYGRLRAGKVGSSVGFNAYALRVAAAPGFEDGAKVTARSERYSLATNQVHSYTEGRKELTIFDAEEFGHEEAHGEAHGPISLYPDRPYEGYAWAMVFDTNVCTGCNACIVACQAENNIPTVGKTDVLRGRDMHWIRIDRYYLGADSSEVHHMPVNCMHCEKAPCEVVCPVAATVHSSEGLNEMVYNRCVGTRYCSNNCPYKARRFNFRQFTDKHTPVLKLMRNPDVTVRGRGVMEKCTYCVQRINSARKTAKKENRPIRDGEIMTACQAACPAGGIVFGNLNDPASAVAQLRTEPHHYTLLEELNTRPRTTYLARYKNRNTTLVSALEEFHSTTQ from the coding sequence ATGGGAACGAACAAAAGCAGCATCGATCTGGAAGGCGCGAATCAGGGCCTCGACGCTCAAGGTTCGTCTCCGAGTCCGGCCTCGGGTCCCGAATTCAGCCCGTTCGAGGCGCCCTGGAGCGCTCCGTTCGACCGAAGACGCTTTCTTCAGATCGTGGGAGCCTCGATGGCGATGGCGGGACTCGCGGGGTGTCGACCCAAACTCGCCGAGAGGATCGTTCCCTACGTCAAGGCGCCCGAAGAAATCCTGCCTGGCGACCCCGTGTTTTACGCCACCGCTCTCACCTTGAGCGGGTACGCGACGGGCGTCCTCGTGAAGTCGGAAACGGGCAGGCCGATCAAGGTGGAGGGCAACCCCGACCACCCAGGGAGTCTCGGCGCGACCGACGTGTTCGCTCAAGCGGCGATTCTGGGCCTCTACGACCCCGACCGATCTCAAGAGGTGCGGCTGAATGGCCAGAAGTCCAACTGGTCCGTGTTCGTCGCGGCGGCGCAGAAGGAGTTCGCGAGGCTGAAGAGCCAGCAGGGCAAGGGGCTTGCGATCCTTACCGAAACGGTCACCTCACCCACCTTTGACGCGGAAATCCAAAGCCTCCTGGCGGAGTTGCCTGAGGCGAAGTGGTACTGCTACGAGCCCTTCAACCGCGAAGTCGTATTCGCAGGCGCGAAACTGGCTTTGGGAGTCGAGAAGGAGCCCCTGTACCGCCTGGAAAACGCCGACGTCATCGTTCTTCTCGATTCAGACTTCCTTTACATTTCGCCAGGGCGAACGCCGTACACCAAGCAGTTCGCCGCGCGCAGGAAGATTCGCAAGGCGAAGCAGGACCTCAATCGCCTCTACGCCGTCGAGAGCACTCCGACTGTCAGTGGCGCTTTCGCAGACCACCGCCTGAGCGTGAAGGCAGGCGAGATCGGGCGGATCGCGGCGGCCCTCGCGGAAGCGCTGGGCGTTCCCGGCCCTGCTTCGGGTGGCGTCGGAGCCGAAATCGCGGCCTGGGTAAAGGCCATGGCGGAGGACCTGCAAGCCCATCGCGGCCGATGCGTGGTCGTTCCCGGGGAGACGCAGCCAGCTCAAGTTCACGCGCTCGCCCATGCGATCAATGAGGCTTTGGGCGCGTTCGGCAAGACCGTCGAGTTTATCGACCCGGTGCCCTACGGCGACCTGTATCAAACGGCCTCACTCAAGTCCCTTGTCGCCGCATTGGATTCCGGCGCGGTGGAATCGCTTCTGATCCTCGGTGGCAATCCGGCGTTCTCGGCCCCAGCCGATGTGCCGTTTACGGAGGCCGTCGCCAAGGCCCGCTTCACCGTTCACGTTGGCCTCTATGCGGACGAGACCTACGACGCCAGCCAGTGGCATATCCCGATGGCCCATGAACTTGAGGCGTGGGGCGACGCCAAGGCGTTCGACGGGACGGCGGCGATTCAGCAGCCCTTGATCGAGCCGCTTTATGGTGGCCGGAGTTGCCTCGAAGTGCTGAGCGCGTTCCGAGGCCGACCCACCGACGGCAGGGAGATCGTGAGGTCGTTCTGGAACCGCGACCGGCAGAACTTCGATACGTTTTGGACGAAGTCCCTCAACGATGGATTCGTTTCAGGAAGCGCGCCCCCCTCGACCGTCCCTCAAGTGAAAGCGGGATGGTTTGCGGGCGCCCCCGGACTCAAGCCCGCTGTCGTGACTGGGGTCGAGATCAACTTCCGCCCCGACCCGTGCATCTACGACGGGCGATTCGCCAACAACGCCTGGCTCCAAGAGCTTTTCAAGCCGATCACCAAGGTCTGCTGGGACAACGTGGCCGTCATGAGCCAAGCGACTGCCGAGAAGTTCGGACTCTGGAACCGAGTCGGGCCGACGGGCAAAGAACTGTTGGTCTCGCTTTGTGACGTGACGTACAGAGGCCGAACCCTGACCCGAGTCCCGGTTTGGATTCAGGCCGGCCAGCCAGACGATTCGATCACGATCCACCTTGGGTATGGAAGGTTAAGAGCCGGTAAGGTCGGCAGCAGCGTTGGGTTCAACGCGTACGCGCTTCGAGTCGCGGCCGCTCCTGGGTTCGAGGACGGGGCGAAGGTTACGGCGAGATCGGAGAGATACTCGCTCGCGACAAACCAAGTTCACTCGTACACCGAAGGGCGCAAGGAGCTCACGATCTTCGATGCGGAGGAATTCGGACATGAGGAGGCCCACGGTGAAGCGCACGGGCCGATCTCGCTCTATCCCGATCGGCCGTATGAAGGCTACGCCTGGGCGATGGTGTTCGACACCAACGTCTGTACCGGATGCAACGCTTGCATCGTGGCCTGCCAAGCGGAGAACAACATCCCGACAGTGGGCAAGACCGACGTCCTTCGGGGAAGGGACATGCACTGGATTCGCATCGACCGTTACTACCTGGGCGCGGATTCGAGCGAGGTCCACCACATGCCGGTCAACTGCATGCATTGCGAGAAGGCGCCTTGCGAAGTGGTTTGCCCGGTGGCGGCGACCGTCCATAGCTCCGAAGGCCTCAATGAGATGGTCTATAACCGCTGCGTCGGCACGCGGTACTGCTCGAACAACTGCCCGTATAAGGCAAGGAGGTTCAACTTCCGGCAGTTTACCGACAAGCACACGCCCGTGCTGAAACTGATGCGGAATCCGGACGTGACGGTTCGGGGACGCGGCGTGATGGAGAAGTGCACCTATTGCGTGCAGCGCATCAACTCGGCGCGCAAGACCGCCAAGAAGGAGAATCGGCCCATCCGCGATGGGGAGATCATGACCGCGTGCCAAGCCGCTTGCCCCGCAGGTGGCATCGTCTTCGGCAACTTGAACGACCCCGCGAGCGCCGTCGCGCAATTGAGGACGGAGCCGCATCACTATACGCTCCTCGAAGAACTCAACACACGGCCCAGAACGACGTACCTCGCTCGCTACAAGAACCGGAACACGACCCTCGTGTCGGCCCTCGAGGAATTCCATTCAACGACTCAGTGA
- a CDS encoding cytochrome C, translated as MPQLFSPRANILSKTLPLYIGALPFLGAWAIMHTTPWTHAVDVAPEQPAAFSHKRHVDDMGLDCRLCHSGVEKTSFAGIPATDTCFMCHSQIWPNSPLVAPVRDSYATGEPIRWNRVNKLPDFVYFDHSIHISKGVSCYTCHGRVDKMTLTSKPNAFEMKFCLNCHRNPEEFVRDASEIYNPEFKPQGKETGTKLVESYGIQKGQLANCSICHR; from the coding sequence ATGCCACAACTGTTTTCGCCGCGAGCCAATATCCTCTCGAAGACGTTGCCGCTCTACATCGGCGCGCTGCCGTTTCTCGGCGCGTGGGCGATCATGCACACGACGCCCTGGACCCACGCCGTGGACGTCGCTCCCGAGCAGCCTGCGGCATTCAGCCACAAGCGCCACGTGGACGACATGGGGCTTGACTGCCGACTCTGCCACAGCGGGGTCGAAAAGACCTCCTTCGCGGGCATCCCGGCGACGGACACGTGCTTCATGTGCCACTCGCAGATTTGGCCCAACAGCCCGCTCGTCGCGCCTGTGAGAGACAGCTACGCGACCGGCGAGCCGATCCGCTGGAACCGAGTCAACAAGCTCCCGGATTTCGTATATTTCGACCACAGCATACACATAAGCAAGGGAGTATCGTGTTACACGTGTCACGGCCGTGTAGACAAGATGACGCTTACCTCCAAGCCCAACGCGTTCGAAATGAAGTTCTGTTTGAACTGTCACAGGAACCCCGAAGAGTTCGTGCGCGACGCAAGCGAGATTTATAACCCTGAGTTTAAGCCTCAAGGCAAAGAGACTGGCACAAAACTAGTCGAAAGTTACGGGATTCAGAAGGGCCAGCTTGCCAACTGCTCGATTTGTCATAGGTAG
- a CDS encoding nitrate oxidoreductase subunit alpha, with the protein MNKVSRREFLIVTGAAAGAGIWAGRSFSLLKAVEGVKNPLDYYPNRGWEHIYRDQYAYDDSFTYVCSPNDTHACRMRAFTRNGVVVRTEQNYDVDRYADLQGNTSTAHWHPRGCSKGFTLHRRVYGPYRLKYPMVRQGWKRWADDGFPYLTKELRKKYNFTTRGLDTFVRLSWDETFDYAARGMVAIAKTYSGDVGHQRLAAEGYPPEMLEAMHHAGTKCFKHRGGMGLLGVIGKYGMYRFSQMLALLDSHVRGVGPEEAQGGRKWSNYTWHGDQAPGHPYVHGLQAADGDFNDLRLSRLHIQCGKNLVENKMPESHFFNELMERGGKIVVITPEYGPPATRADYWLPVRPGCTDTALFLGITKVLMDEGKYDAEFVKQFTDFPLLVRTDNLKRLHAKEVFPGYKPSLNKDGYSFKTQGLKDDQYAKLGDYVVFDKKSNSLKAINRDQVGKVMAEAGLDPNLEFKGKIKLVSGEEVEVQTLWELYKVNLRDYDLQTVSEITSTPKELIKRLADDIGNPENWPVAIHIGEGINHWFHATLGNRAMYLPLMLTGNIGKPGGGQYTWAGNYKAALFQGSQWTGPGFLGWISEDPFNPNLDPNARAKDIKLAKYAKDEEPAYWNRGDRPLIVNTPGAGRKVFTGDTHMPTPTKVLWFTNVNLFNNAKHAYDMLFNVNPGIDLIMSQDIEMTSTCEYSDFILPANSWMEFETYEITASCSNPFLQIWKGGIKPVYDTKDDVAIMAGVAKRMGEILEDERFASFWKFALEGRTEVYIDRLMDGSTPMHGYTTKDIMDGKYGEPGAALLMFRTYPRIPLYEMVHDHVPCWTDTGRLNAYCDIPEAIEHGENFIVHREGPEATPYLPNVIVSSNPFIRPNNFGITPSMLQANVLDADLRTVANNKLSWAEVKGTQNPLWKQGFRFFCLTPKTRHRVHSQWSSVDWHMLWDSNFTDAYRKDKRNPHFGEHQMHMNPEAAKAMGIQDGDYVYVDANPADRPYRPRPTYGAEQALPPEGQSYRTEPEAHYRKVTRLLLRVKYNAAYPYGVVMMKHAPNLATEKTVHAHETRSDGRAISHDTGYQSNLRYGCQQSLTRDWSMPMHQTDTLFHKAKVAMAFMFGGEADNHAVNTVPKETLVRVVRAEPGGMGGVGIWQPATTGYTPANENEFMKSYLSGDIVEVKK; encoded by the coding sequence TTGAACAAGGTCAGCCGACGAGAGTTTCTTATCGTTACAGGCGCTGCAGCAGGAGCCGGAATATGGGCCGGCCGGTCATTCTCGTTACTCAAGGCTGTAGAGGGCGTCAAGAACCCCCTCGATTACTATCCGAACCGCGGTTGGGAGCACATTTATCGCGATCAGTACGCGTACGACGATTCTTTCACCTACGTGTGCTCGCCCAACGACACCCACGCCTGCCGGATGAGGGCGTTCACCCGGAACGGAGTCGTCGTCCGGACCGAGCAGAACTACGACGTCGATCGCTACGCCGACCTGCAAGGGAACACGTCCACCGCCCACTGGCATCCCCGAGGCTGTTCCAAGGGGTTCACGCTGCATCGCCGAGTCTATGGCCCGTATCGGCTCAAGTACCCGATGGTGCGCCAGGGCTGGAAGCGGTGGGCCGACGACGGGTTCCCCTACCTGACCAAGGAGCTTCGCAAGAAGTACAACTTCACCACTCGCGGGCTCGACACCTTCGTCCGGCTGAGTTGGGACGAGACATTTGATTACGCCGCGCGCGGCATGGTCGCCATCGCGAAAACCTACAGCGGCGACGTCGGCCACCAGAGGCTCGCTGCGGAGGGCTATCCGCCGGAGATGCTCGAGGCGATGCACCATGCCGGGACGAAGTGCTTCAAGCACCGAGGCGGCATGGGTTTGCTTGGCGTCATCGGAAAGTACGGCATGTATCGTTTTAGCCAGATGCTCGCTCTTCTGGACAGCCACGTTCGAGGAGTCGGACCCGAAGAAGCCCAAGGCGGCCGCAAGTGGTCGAATTACACTTGGCATGGCGACCAAGCCCCTGGACATCCCTATGTCCACGGTCTTCAGGCAGCGGACGGCGACTTTAACGATCTTCGACTGTCTCGGCTCCACATTCAGTGCGGCAAGAATCTCGTCGAGAACAAAATGCCGGAGTCGCACTTCTTCAATGAGCTCATGGAGAGGGGCGGCAAGATCGTCGTCATCACGCCCGAATACGGCCCGCCGGCGACTCGCGCGGACTACTGGCTCCCCGTCCGTCCCGGATGCACCGACACCGCGCTGTTCCTCGGTATCACCAAGGTCTTGATGGACGAAGGCAAATACGACGCGGAGTTCGTCAAGCAGTTCACGGACTTCCCGCTGCTCGTTCGCACCGACAACCTCAAGCGCCTCCATGCCAAAGAGGTCTTTCCTGGCTACAAGCCCAGCCTCAACAAGGACGGCTATAGCTTCAAGACGCAAGGACTGAAGGATGACCAGTACGCCAAGCTCGGCGACTATGTGGTGTTCGACAAGAAGTCGAATTCGCTCAAGGCGATCAACCGCGATCAGGTCGGGAAGGTCATGGCCGAAGCGGGGCTCGACCCGAACCTCGAATTTAAGGGCAAGATCAAGCTCGTTTCAGGGGAAGAGGTCGAGGTCCAGACGCTCTGGGAGCTTTACAAGGTCAATCTCCGAGACTACGACTTGCAGACCGTCTCGGAAATCACTTCGACGCCGAAAGAACTGATCAAGAGGTTGGCCGACGACATCGGCAACCCCGAGAACTGGCCGGTCGCGATTCACATCGGCGAGGGCATCAACCACTGGTTCCATGCGACGCTCGGTAACCGGGCCATGTATCTGCCGCTGATGCTGACCGGCAACATCGGCAAGCCGGGAGGTGGCCAGTACACCTGGGCCGGGAACTATAAGGCGGCGCTCTTCCAAGGATCGCAGTGGACCGGACCCGGGTTCTTGGGTTGGATATCGGAGGACCCGTTTAATCCGAACCTCGATCCGAACGCGCGAGCGAAGGACATCAAATTGGCCAAGTATGCCAAGGACGAAGAGCCTGCGTATTGGAATCGCGGAGACCGGCCGCTGATTGTGAACACCCCTGGAGCGGGACGCAAGGTGTTTACGGGTGACACTCACATGCCCACGCCCACGAAGGTACTGTGGTTCACCAACGTCAACCTCTTCAACAACGCCAAACATGCCTACGACATGCTGTTCAACGTGAACCCCGGCATCGACCTGATCATGTCGCAGGACATCGAGATGACATCGACCTGCGAATACTCGGACTTTATCCTGCCGGCAAACTCATGGATGGAGTTTGAAACGTATGAGATCACGGCATCGTGCTCCAATCCCTTCCTTCAGATTTGGAAGGGCGGGATCAAGCCCGTCTACGATACAAAAGACGACGTGGCGATCATGGCCGGCGTGGCGAAAAGGATGGGCGAGATTCTGGAGGACGAGAGGTTTGCCAGTTTCTGGAAGTTCGCTCTGGAGGGCCGGACGGAAGTGTACATCGATCGCCTCATGGACGGCTCGACGCCCATGCATGGCTATACGACCAAGGACATCATGGACGGCAAGTACGGGGAGCCTGGCGCAGCGCTGCTCATGTTCCGAACCTACCCTCGCATTCCGCTGTACGAGATGGTTCACGACCACGTGCCTTGCTGGACCGACACTGGTCGACTCAACGCGTATTGCGACATCCCCGAAGCGATCGAACACGGAGAGAACTTCATCGTTCACCGCGAGGGGCCGGAGGCAACGCCCTATCTGCCGAACGTAATCGTCAGTTCGAATCCGTTCATCCGCCCGAACAACTTTGGCATCACCCCCTCGATGCTCCAAGCGAACGTTCTCGATGCCGACCTGCGTACCGTTGCGAACAACAAACTTTCTTGGGCGGAAGTCAAGGGCACCCAGAACCCGCTCTGGAAGCAGGGGTTCCGGTTCTTCTGCCTGACGCCGAAGACGCGACATCGCGTCCACTCCCAATGGTCGTCGGTCGACTGGCATATGCTTTGGGACTCGAACTTCACGGACGCCTATCGAAAAGACAAGCGCAACCCCCACTTCGGCGAGCACCAGATGCATATGAACCCCGAAGCCGCAAAGGCAATGGGGATTCAGGACGGGGACTACGTGTACGTCGACGCCAACCCAGCAGACCGGCCTTATCGCCCCCGCCCCACCTACGGCGCGGAGCAAGCTCTTCCTCCTGAGGGCCAGTCGTATCGCACGGAGCCGGAAGCGCACTACCGCAAGGTGACGCGGCTGCTCCTGCGCGTGAAGTACAACGCGGCCTATCCCTATGGGGTCGTGATGATGAAGCACGCGCCGAACTTGGCGACTGAGAAGACCGTTCACGCGCACGAGACCCGGTCGGACGGAAGGGCCATTTCCCACGATACCGGCTACCAGTCGAACCTTAGGTACGGGTGCCAGCAGAGCTTGACCCGCGACTGGTCGATGCCGATGCACCAGACCGACACGCTTTTCCATAAGGCGAAGGTCGCGATGGCGTTCATGTTCGGAGGCGAGGCCGACAACCACGCGGTCAACACGGTTCCGAAGGAGACGCTGGTGAGGGTCGTTCGGGCCGAACCCGGAGGAATGGGCGGAGTCGGAATATGGCAGCCCGCGACGACCGGATACACGCCTGCCAACGAAAACGAGTTCATGAAATCCTATCTGTCCGGAGACATCGTCGAGGTGAAGAAGTGA
- a CDS encoding nitrite oxidoreductase subunit beta, giving the protein MPKVKNWQLGREMDYRYDEAHPEWQFAAVFNINRCIACQTCTMACKSTWTFSRGQEYMWWNNVETKPYGGYPKFWDVKTLELMEQANPNGQRWNTATSDKEAPYGVYEGKTVFELSPKDRFALGYLPTDDEWQVPNLYEDNAVGPRGEENKYPKGGGLDEHGTWFFYLARICNHCTYPACLAACPRQAPYKRPEDGIVLIDQQRCWGYRRCVEACPYKKAMYRPETKTSEKCIACYPRIEGKDPLGGGVPIETRCMSVCVGKIRLQGLVKVDGNGEWAHDPENPLYYLVREEKVGLPLYPQFGTEPNIYYIPPRWVPRSYLHQMFGPGADHAIERYVMPSRKLLAVLQLFRATRTIIFRFEVIEGKKIGEANVNGKTLELFDDTVVGYDKNGKEAIRMNVLEPFHLRDEKYPNSI; this is encoded by the coding sequence ATGCCTAAGGTCAAGAACTGGCAGCTCGGCCGCGAAATGGATTACCGCTACGACGAAGCCCACCCCGAGTGGCAGTTCGCAGCGGTGTTCAACATCAACCGATGCATCGCCTGTCAAACCTGTACGATGGCCTGCAAGTCCACGTGGACCTTCTCGCGAGGCCAAGAATACATGTGGTGGAACAACGTCGAGACCAAGCCGTATGGCGGCTATCCGAAGTTCTGGGACGTAAAGACCCTCGAACTCATGGAGCAGGCGAATCCGAACGGACAAAGGTGGAACACAGCTACGTCGGACAAAGAGGCCCCGTACGGGGTGTACGAAGGCAAAACGGTCTTCGAGCTTTCGCCTAAGGATAGGTTCGCCCTTGGCTATCTGCCGACCGACGACGAATGGCAGGTGCCGAACCTCTATGAGGACAACGCGGTGGGGCCGCGGGGCGAGGAGAACAAGTATCCCAAGGGCGGCGGGCTCGACGAACACGGGACGTGGTTCTTCTACCTGGCGCGAATCTGCAATCACTGCACCTATCCGGCCTGCCTCGCGGCCTGCCCGCGTCAAGCGCCTTATAAGAGGCCTGAGGACGGCATCGTTCTGATCGACCAACAGAGGTGTTGGGGCTACCGAAGGTGCGTCGAGGCCTGTCCCTACAAGAAGGCGATGTATCGCCCAGAAACCAAGACCAGCGAAAAGTGCATCGCTTGCTACCCCCGTATCGAGGGAAAGGATCCGCTGGGCGGCGGAGTGCCGATCGAGACTCGCTGCATGAGCGTTTGCGTGGGCAAGATCCGCCTTCAGGGGCTCGTGAAGGTCGATGGCAACGGCGAGTGGGCGCACGACCCCGAAAACCCGCTCTACTACCTCGTTCGAGAGGAGAAGGTCGGATTGCCGCTTTACCCGCAGTTCGGGACGGAGCCCAACATCTATTACATCCCGCCGCGATGGGTTCCGAGGTCCTACCTTCACCAGATGTTCGGACCCGGCGCCGACCACGCCATCGAGCGCTATGTCATGCCTTCTCGCAAGCTCCTTGCCGTGCTGCAACTCTTCCGCGCCACTCGCACGATCATCTTCAGGTTCGAGGTGATCGAAGGCAAGAAGATCGGCGAAGCCAATGTGAACGGCAAGACCCTCGAGCTATTCGACGACACGGTGGTCGGATATGACAAGAACGGCAAGGAGGCGATTC